One Pseudoalteromonas espejiana DSM 9414 DNA window includes the following coding sequences:
- a CDS encoding heme ABC transporter ATP-binding protein translates to MIAFNNLSVGFGNHNVLNTINGRAKQGQLVALLGENGAGKSTLLHTLAGMHAFTGSVLFNNKPLAAHAKKSLATQRAVMMQANHVGFDFTVFELIAMGRYPYVESLKMQSEKVHKYAAIMDLSNYLTRRVSALSGGEQQRVHMARTLAQLNAFTQSAEPKLMLLDEPTSALDMRHQHALLSCVKAFVEQGNSAIIAIHDLNLASLYATDAILLHNKKVLQSGPINTVLTEQNLQQMYAMKLHVNPHPYNDAPMVFSQRQEFL, encoded by the coding sequence ATGATCGCGTTTAACAACCTAAGCGTTGGCTTTGGTAACCATAACGTTTTAAACACCATTAATGGCAGAGCTAAACAAGGCCAACTTGTTGCACTACTTGGTGAAAATGGCGCAGGTAAGTCTACTTTACTGCATACCTTAGCTGGTATGCATGCCTTTACAGGCAGTGTACTTTTTAATAACAAGCCGCTGGCCGCTCACGCTAAAAAAAGCCTAGCCACACAGCGTGCAGTAATGATGCAAGCTAACCACGTCGGGTTTGATTTTACAGTATTTGAGCTTATTGCCATGGGTCGCTACCCGTATGTAGAGTCATTAAAAATGCAAAGCGAAAAAGTACATAAATACGCCGCTATTATGGATTTAAGTAATTACTTAACTCGCCGCGTCAGTGCGCTTTCGGGCGGCGAGCAACAGCGTGTGCATATGGCGCGTACTTTGGCGCAGCTAAACGCCTTTACACAATCGGCTGAGCCAAAACTCATGCTGCTCGACGAGCCTACATCCGCACTAGATATGCGCCATCAGCATGCTTTGCTCAGCTGTGTTAAAGCGTTTGTAGAGCAAGGTAACAGCGCAATTATTGCAATACACGATCTAAATTTAGCCAGCCTGTATGCAACCGATGCTATTTTACTGCACAACAAAAAAGTGCTGCAAAGCGGGCCTATAAACACCGTATTAACTGAACAAAACTTACAACAAATGTACGCCATGAAACTGCACGTAAACCCTCATCCTTATAACGATGCACCCATGGTTTTTTCTCAACGTCAGGAGTTTTTATGA
- a CDS encoding HugZ family protein, producing the protein MREQALNDARTLVYKTYAGVMSTISNNLRGYPFGSVTPYMCDEQGRIYFFISDIAQHTKNLKHDSRMSLTVFDAADSGDQNEHGRVTLVGDGSIVPSEQAHTLLNNYIALYPEAASYRNAHDFQLWQLDVVRVRYIGGFGKIFWLEQNEWQNEAKSWDESQQQSMINHMNEDHQDAMSLILMQHYNVADNTPIMSGLLPTGFYIQSQKRNYFINFKTQCNSPLEVRKALVALTNQARNNLANTEETV; encoded by the coding sequence ATGAGAGAGCAAGCGTTAAACGATGCACGTACCTTGGTTTACAAAACCTATGCCGGTGTCATGTCGACTATTTCTAATAATTTACGCGGCTACCCGTTTGGCTCAGTAACCCCCTATATGTGCGACGAACAAGGCCGAATATACTTTTTTATTAGCGATATAGCCCAGCACACTAAAAATTTAAAGCACGACTCGCGTATGAGCCTTACTGTATTTGACGCCGCCGACAGTGGCGATCAAAATGAGCACGGGCGAGTAACACTTGTAGGCGATGGCTCTATTGTGCCAAGTGAGCAAGCACACACTTTACTTAATAACTATATAGCCTTATATCCTGAAGCCGCTAGCTATCGTAATGCACACGACTTTCAGTTATGGCAATTAGACGTAGTGCGAGTGCGTTACATTGGCGGGTTTGGCAAAATATTTTGGCTTGAGCAAAACGAATGGCAAAACGAGGCAAAAAGCTGGGATGAAAGCCAACAGCAAAGCATGATTAACCATATGAATGAAGATCACCAAGATGCTATGTCGCTCATATTAATGCAGCACTATAACGTTGCCGACAACACACCAATCATGAGCGGCTTATTACCCACAGGCTTTTATATTCAAAGCCAAAAGCGTAATTACTTTATTAATTTTAAAACCCAGTGCAACAGCCCGCTAGAGGTTCGTAAAGCGTTGGTTGCACTAACCAATCAAGCACGCAACAACTTAGCTAATACAGAGGAAACAGTATGA
- a CDS encoding FecCD family ABC transporter permease → MNTLTLSHFNPVTLSPTHKWMLVASMCIFALALLSIGYGPAGWDWRLAIAWLAPERFNQFNALQINVVMQIRLPRFILAVLVGLVLAQTGASTQALCRNPLADPSIIGISAGAAMVAVAFIALSAQFNFNAQLYLPYASFLGALGVTSLVYFIAKQQGQINITTLILVGVAINALAFAVIGILSFFADDSALRLINYWTMGSLGGASWSTIIQAAPLLLISLIGLWRLKEPMNLLLIGESQAQYLGVDTNKLKLYVIILVALGVGAVVALTGLIGFVGLVVPHIARLMVGPHLRNMLPLCMLIGVVVLLLSDWLARIVIMPAELPIGIITALLGAPLFIYLIVKNKRGWS, encoded by the coding sequence ATGAACACCCTAACATTGAGCCACTTTAATCCTGTAACCCTTAGCCCAACCCATAAATGGATGCTAGTAGCCTCTATGTGCATTTTTGCTTTGGCGCTACTTAGCATAGGGTACGGGCCTGCCGGGTGGGATTGGCGTTTAGCCATTGCTTGGCTTGCGCCCGAGCGCTTTAATCAGTTTAATGCACTACAAATTAATGTGGTAATGCAAATTCGTTTGCCTCGTTTTATACTTGCTGTGCTTGTAGGGTTGGTACTTGCCCAAACAGGGGCATCAACGCAAGCGCTTTGTCGCAACCCATTGGCCGACCCATCCATTATTGGTATTAGTGCGGGTGCGGCCATGGTTGCAGTAGCATTTATTGCACTTAGCGCGCAGTTTAATTTTAACGCTCAGTTGTATTTACCTTATGCCTCGTTTTTAGGGGCGCTTGGGGTTACCTCGCTGGTATATTTTATTGCCAAGCAGCAGGGGCAAATAAATATCACCACACTTATATTGGTGGGGGTTGCCATTAACGCATTAGCATTTGCGGTTATTGGGATACTGAGCTTTTTTGCCGACGACAGCGCACTACGATTAATAAATTACTGGACCATGGGCTCATTAGGCGGAGCAAGTTGGAGTACTATTATTCAAGCTGCACCGCTACTGCTTATTAGCCTTATTGGCCTGTGGCGATTAAAAGAGCCCATGAACTTGCTCCTAATTGGCGAATCACAAGCTCAGTACCTAGGAGTAGACACCAATAAGCTTAAATTATATGTAATTATACTTGTTGCATTAGGGGTAGGTGCGGTTGTGGCGCTTACCGGTTTAATAGGGTTTGTTGGTTTAGTAGTACCGCATATTGCCCGCTTAATGGTGGGGCCGCATTTACGTAATATGCTGCCGCTTTGTATGTTAATTGGCGTAGTTGTATTGCTACTTTCTGACTGGTTAGCACGTATTGTTATAATGCCAGCAGAGCTACCAATTGGCATTATTACTGCACTTTTAGGTGCGCCATTGTTTATTTATTTAATCGTTAAAAATAAGCGAGGCTGGTCATGA
- a CDS encoding ChaN family lipoprotein has protein sequence MKKSMLALALMTGLSGCSTTAVQPDNSSSLYFSALYNAQSKPVSSVLLEPTLLNADVILVGEWHTHPGVHLFQAELFEQLSKGNKRTALSLEQFSRADKHTLNQYVKGEIGEQYLIDNTQAWPNYKSDYRALIELAKANNSDVIAANAPKNIVTCIGRQGISYLNKLDETQRTYIASTIDTSPSDYKQRFMTSMHHGSPSQNENYYAAQVTWDETMAESIVNYVVAHKNTQVMHIAGDFHVKNGEGIARVIKRLAPELNVVWISPVTSVQANQTGFQLQVNALPPRYVQKEHQQAAFKALAKRGKKTQCQ, from the coding sequence ATGAAAAAGTCTATGTTAGCTTTGGCGTTAATGACAGGTTTGAGTGGTTGTAGTACAACAGCTGTACAGCCTGATAACAGCTCATCGTTATATTTTTCAGCACTTTACAATGCACAATCAAAGCCTGTTAGTTCTGTATTATTAGAGCCAACTCTTTTAAATGCCGATGTGATTTTAGTGGGTGAGTGGCATACACACCCAGGTGTGCATTTATTTCAGGCGGAGTTATTTGAGCAATTAAGTAAAGGTAATAAGCGCACTGCCCTTTCGCTTGAGCAATTTAGCCGCGCCGATAAGCATACTTTAAACCAGTACGTTAAGGGAGAAATTGGCGAGCAATATTTAATTGATAACACGCAAGCGTGGCCTAATTATAAAAGCGATTATCGGGCGCTTATAGAGCTGGCTAAAGCGAACAATAGCGATGTAATAGCCGCCAATGCGCCTAAAAATATTGTTACCTGTATTGGCAGGCAAGGGATAAGTTACCTAAATAAACTTGATGAAACACAGCGCACTTATATTGCCAGCACAATTGATACTTCACCAAGCGATTATAAACAACGCTTTATGACCTCAATGCACCACGGCTCGCCCAGTCAAAACGAAAACTATTATGCTGCGCAAGTTACCTGGGATGAAACCATGGCTGAGTCTATTGTTAACTATGTGGTCGCACATAAAAATACGCAGGTAATGCATATTGCGGGCGATTTTCATGTAAAAAATGGCGAAGGTATAGCGCGTGTTATCAAGCGTTTAGCGCCAGAGTTAAATGTTGTTTGGATATCGCCAGTAACAAGTGTGCAAGCTAATCAAACAGGGTTTCAGTTGCAGGTTAACGCGTTGCCACCCCGTTATGTACAAAAAGAACATCAACAAGCAGCTTTTAAAGCTTTAGCTAAACGAGGCAAAAAAACACAGTGCCAATAA
- a CDS encoding S24/S26 family peptidase: protein MSPTFFDLDYVLSMCWPNINYKLGDVVLVEHPKYGRIIKRICHIGLHNTYLLSGDHVSSTSTKELGLIKQGNILGRVVFHIKQPRYKN, encoded by the coding sequence ATGTCTCCTACTTTTTTTGATTTAGATTATGTACTGAGCATGTGCTGGCCAAATATAAACTACAAACTAGGTGATGTAGTACTGGTAGAGCACCCAAAATATGGACGCATCATTAAACGTATTTGCCATATAGGGCTGCATAATACCTATCTATTAAGCGGCGACCACGTCAGTAGTACAAGTACAAAAGAGCTTGGTTTAATCAAGCAAGGGAATATTTTAGGCCGCGTTGTATTTCATATAAAACAGCCTCGCTACAAAAATTAA
- the sodN gene encoding superoxide dismutase, Ni encodes MLYSFINSLDKLLKFKSAAAHCDIPCKIYDPSTAQIAALSVIRFIDIINELEQPLSVANTAQLARLVREKEIHAAKVKEEVRVIWGDYFKQPQFDQFPDTHALVHSIMLTASKCKQHIEREHAEQLLALVNQFADSFWQTKGIATYQAKSPYPPSEHAVYPDLKSA; translated from the coding sequence ATGCTTTACTCATTTATTAACAGCCTAGATAAACTATTAAAATTTAAAAGTGCAGCAGCGCATTGCGATATTCCCTGCAAAATATACGACCCAAGCACAGCGCAAATTGCAGCATTAAGCGTAATACGATTTATAGATATTATTAACGAATTAGAACAACCGCTATCAGTGGCAAATACTGCACAACTTGCACGGTTAGTGCGCGAAAAAGAAATTCATGCAGCTAAAGTAAAAGAAGAAGTACGCGTAATTTGGGGCGACTACTTTAAACAGCCTCAGTTTGATCAGTTTCCAGATACGCATGCATTAGTGCATTCAATTATGCTCACTGCATCAAAGTGTAAACAACATATAGAGCGCGAACACGCTGAGCAATTACTCGCGCTAGTAAATCAATTTGCAGACTCGTTTTGGCAAACCAAAGGCATTGCAACCTATCAAGCAAAAAGCCCATACCCGCCAAGCGAGCACGCGGTCTACCCAGACCTAAAAAGCGCCTAG
- the azu gene encoding azurin produces the protein MKKLILSFALLLSANAAYADECTLNIDATDMMQFSTKTLSAPKSCKKVTVKLNHVGKLPANVMGHNWVLSTEQNMQGIITDGNAAGLSNQYLKPNDSRVLAATDIIGGGKTTEVTFDTSGLTAETDYTYFCSFPGHYAMMKGTFTLK, from the coding sequence ATGAAAAAGTTAATACTAAGCTTTGCACTACTACTTAGTGCCAATGCTGCATATGCAGACGAATGCACACTAAATATAGATGCAACCGACATGATGCAGTTTTCAACTAAAACACTAAGCGCGCCTAAAAGCTGTAAAAAAGTAACCGTAAAGCTTAATCATGTAGGTAAATTACCCGCCAATGTAATGGGCCATAACTGGGTGCTATCTACTGAGCAAAATATGCAAGGTATTATCACCGATGGCAACGCGGCAGGGCTTAGCAACCAGTACTTAAAGCCTAACGATAGCCGCGTACTTGCCGCTACAGACATTATCGGTGGCGGTAAAACAACCGAAGTGACCTTTGATACCAGTGGCTTAACCGCCGAAACCGATTATACTTATTTTTGCTCTTTTCCGGGTCATTACGCCATGATGAAAGGCACATTTACACTTAAATAA
- a CDS encoding heme/hemin ABC transporter substrate-binding protein codes for MKYLFIVFALMAQPALAQERVISAGGTLTEIIYALGKQNNLVAVDQSSMYPQQATQLPQVGYYRDLAAEGVLSMRPTTLLALEGAGRSQALKQIEATGVKLIHYKKPTSVNELLALIKRLGDDLNAQKKAQSLITKITKSLPKKAKQKTHSALFLLSANERGLVAAGQETVPNLLFSYAGITNIGATHSGFKAINTEVLAVNQPDFLVAPAHVVHSLGGKQAFCEQPTLRLLKAAQTCNLLVMDSLLSLGMSPRIATAINELSEYKARL; via the coding sequence ATGAAATACCTATTTATAGTGTTTGCTTTAATGGCCCAACCTGCACTTGCGCAAGAACGCGTTATTAGCGCGGGCGGCACCCTTACTGAAATAATTTATGCGCTAGGCAAACAAAATAACCTTGTAGCGGTTGATCAATCTAGCATGTACCCGCAACAAGCTACGCAATTACCACAAGTGGGTTATTACCGCGATTTAGCAGCAGAAGGCGTGCTTTCTATGCGTCCAACCACCTTATTAGCGCTTGAAGGCGCAGGGAGAAGCCAAGCACTTAAGCAAATTGAGGCAACAGGGGTTAAGCTCATTCATTATAAAAAGCCTACTTCAGTTAACGAGCTACTTGCGCTAATTAAACGCCTTGGTGACGATTTAAACGCCCAGAAAAAAGCACAGTCACTTATTACTAAAATTACTAAATCGCTGCCCAAAAAAGCAAAACAGAAAACGCACAGTGCGCTATTTTTACTCTCAGCTAATGAGCGCGGGCTTGTTGCTGCAGGGCAAGAAACCGTGCCTAATTTATTATTTAGCTATGCAGGTATTACCAATATAGGCGCTACGCATTCAGGCTTTAAAGCAATTAACACTGAGGTGCTGGCTGTAAATCAGCCCGATTTTTTAGTCGCTCCAGCCCATGTTGTACACAGCCTTGGCGGTAAGCAGGCTTTTTGTGAGCAGCCTACACTACGTTTATTAAAAGCGGCGCAAACCTGTAACTTACTTGTAATGGATAGCCTACTTTCGCTTGGCATGTCGCCGCGTATTGCCACAGCAATTAATGAGCTAAGCGAGTATAAAGCCCGCTTATGA
- a CDS encoding MFS transporter, with the protein MPKLNAIDSDMFEPSDPQVQTSNLWRLMLAQALSGANSVVLYATGAVVGSLLAPTALLATLPVSIFVLGMALCVLPAGELARKYGRRAAFMAGTGAGVLTGLLAAIALYIDSFWLYCLSALLGGAYAAVALSFRFAATDGVPENKRPQALSMVMAGGVAAGINGSQLVTHTMHLWPGKMFAATFIAQAIVAALAGVILFGVKLAKPLANQAYSGRSLSTIALQPRFISAVICGAASYMVMNFLMTSAPLAMHMHGHSQESANLGMQWHVIAMYAPSFFTGKLIARFGAARISIFGIILTAISAAIGFLGEGVYHFYALLILLGIGWNFGFLGASALVLETHKPEEKNRAQSFSDFIVFGLMAVGSFSSGGLLSAYGWNTVLWASFVPLLLAVIVLILTKKYQANFSEQA; encoded by the coding sequence ATGCCAAAATTAAACGCTATAGACTCAGATATGTTTGAGCCGAGCGATCCTCAAGTTCAAACCTCTAACTTATGGCGTTTAATGTTAGCGCAGGCACTGTCTGGGGCTAATAGCGTTGTGCTGTATGCAACGGGTGCGGTTGTGGGGAGCTTATTGGCTCCTACTGCACTTTTAGCTACATTACCTGTTTCTATTTTTGTTTTAGGTATGGCTTTGTGTGTTTTACCCGCCGGTGAATTAGCACGAAAATATGGCCGGCGTGCAGCATTTATGGCAGGAACTGGCGCTGGTGTTTTAACCGGACTATTAGCGGCTATTGCGTTGTATATAGACAGCTTTTGGCTGTACTGTTTATCTGCGCTGTTGGGCGGCGCTTATGCGGCAGTGGCCTTGTCATTTCGGTTTGCTGCAACCGATGGTGTGCCCGAAAATAAACGCCCGCAAGCACTTTCTATGGTAATGGCAGGGGGCGTGGCTGCAGGTATTAATGGCTCGCAGTTAGTCACGCATACCATGCACCTTTGGCCAGGCAAAATGTTTGCTGCCACATTTATAGCGCAAGCCATTGTTGCGGCTCTAGCTGGTGTTATTTTGTTTGGAGTTAAATTAGCTAAGCCTTTAGCAAATCAAGCATATTCAGGAAGGTCATTGAGCACAATTGCCCTGCAACCACGTTTTATAAGCGCGGTTATTTGTGGTGCAGCATCATATATGGTGATGAATTTTTTGATGACCTCGGCCCCTTTGGCAATGCATATGCACGGGCATAGTCAAGAGTCAGCCAATTTAGGAATGCAGTGGCATGTTATTGCTATGTATGCACCTAGCTTTTTTACCGGCAAACTCATTGCACGTTTTGGTGCTGCTCGTATTTCTATTTTTGGTATTATTTTAACCGCAATATCAGCAGCTATAGGATTTTTAGGTGAAGGTGTATATCACTTTTATGCGCTGTTAATTTTGTTGGGCATAGGTTGGAACTTTGGCTTTTTAGGGGCATCAGCGTTGGTGCTAGAAACTCATAAGCCAGAAGAGAAAAACCGCGCTCAATCGTTTAGTGATTTTATTGTGTTTGGCTTAATGGCTGTGGGCTCTTTTTCATCGGGTGGGTTATTAAGTGCTTACGGTTGGAACACCGTTTTATGGGCATCGTTTGTGCCTTTATTACTGGCTGTTATTGTTTTGATATTAACCAAAAAATACCAAGCCAATTTTAGCGAGCAAGCCTAA